A window of the Fusarium poae strain DAOMC 252244 chromosome 3, whole genome shotgun sequence genome harbors these coding sequences:
- a CDS encoding hypothetical protein (TransMembrane:7 (o28-47i56-76o104-122i129-151o179-204i339-357o377-397i)~BUSCO:34227at5125), with product MSHKFIAGRGSDLLDEGQRNILVLFERIGGSVSLLAVILIFIAYALVPKVRNVQNTFIVFASVANVGASCASIIAMDGLELGVSSPLCQAQSFMFHMFMQSDPWWSLAMAFNVFLVFFFRASPDSFRRWWWVYCLICYGGPFAIAIALLLVRNPNRGLVFGQATIWCWVNRDWENIRIYTYYMLIWVCIAGSLLFYFMVGYHVFRSRNRLKSLTASKSREPGPADPSQTQGLPRIDLLTVPQDCFYGTVVTDIQVVHSTASSNHLPDPPKPVYTAHSSSPQVSFDEPCIGIQNSNNHYFSTSISPGISTQSSESPLRRVVSATSRTYSKFVVDDPIKRAYLRTSFLFALSVLVTWIPSSLNRIHSWLFGKSPFEYHVATAAVLPLQGLWNAVIFFVTSCRPLKEWYRNGGEDPAIQDREMIQTRDEHDEHVGRSGESFLDDTDSGSDVELRRMGEAPGKRSSSL from the exons ATGAGTCACAAGTTTATCGCGGGGAGAGGATCGGATTTGTTGGACGAGGGTCAGAGAAACATACTCGTGCTGTTTGAGCGCATAGGAGGCTCGGTCAGCTTGTTGGCTGTGATTCTGATATTTATCGCCTACGCGCTTGTACCAAAGGTGCGGAATGTGCAAAACACTTTTATCGTATTTGCCAGTGTCGCAAATGTCGGTGCTAGCTGTGCGAGTATCATCGCCATGGACGGACTGGAGCTAGGCGTTTCTTCGCCTCTTTGTCAGGCGCAAAGCTTCATGTTTCATAT GTTTATGCAGTCTGATCCATGGTGGTCACTAGCCATGGCCTTCAACGTtttcctcgtcttcttcttccgcGCGAGCCCGGATTCGTTCcgtcggtggtggtgggtgTATTGTCTCATTTGCTATGGTGGCCCTTTTGCTATTGCCATTGCGTTGCTTCTGGTTAGAAACCCGAACCGCGGCCTTGTTTTTGGTCAAGCCACT ATCTGGTGCTGGGTTAACCGGGACTGGGAAAACATTCGAATCTACACTTACTACATGCTCATTTGGGTGTGTATTGCTGGATCGCTCCTCTTCTACTTCATGGTCGGCTATCATGTTTTTCGTAGTCGGAACAGGCTCAAGAGTTTGACTGCTTCCAAGAGCAGGGAGCCAGGCCCTGCTGATCCATCCCAGACCCAAGGC CTACCACGAATTGACTTGCTCACAGTTCCCCAAGACTGCTTTTATGGAACCGTCGTTACTGATATACAAGTCGTTCActcaacagcctcatcaAATCATCTCCCCGATCCACCAAAGCCTGTTTACACGGCTCACTCGTCGTCTCCTCAAGTATCCTTCGACGAGCCATGCATTGGAATCCAAAATTCCAATAACCActacttctcaacctcgatATCCCCCGGTATCAGTACGCAAAGTAGTGAGTCACCCCTACGACGTGTGGTTTCGGCTACGAGCCGAACCTACAGCAAATTCGTGGTCGACGACCCCATCAAACGCGCTTATTTACGCACGAGCTTCCTCTTCGCCCTTAGTGTGTTGGTGACCTGGATCCCGAGCAGTTTAAACCGCATCCACAGTTGGCTATTTGGCAAGTCTCCCTTCGAGTACCACGTCGCCACAGCCGCTGTACTTCCCCTCCAAGGACTATGGAACGCAGTAATTTTCTTCGTCACAAGTTGCCGGCCACTCAAAGAGTGGTATAGAAACGGCGGAGAAGACCCTGCCATTCAAGATCGAGAGATGATTCAGACGAGGGACGAGCATGATGAGCATGTTGGGAGGAGCGGCGAGAGCTTCCTGGATGACACAGACTCCGGTAGTGACGTTGAGCTGCGACGAATGGGAGAAGCGCC
- a CDS encoding hypothetical protein (TransMembrane:12 (i50-68o88-109i116-134o146-164i176-197o209-231i281-304o324-341i348-367o373-396i408-429o441-462i)~BUSCO:22957at5125): MGDYDRREPFEEKALSSEVDLADIDPDAGLTESEKKEAEKKLLRKIDMHLVPWLCLLYLICFLDRTNIGNAKIAGLLDDVHMNTSQFNATLTIFYVSYAIFEPLANVLLKWSKPSIFIPAIMVLWGASMLGMGFVKNWDGLMAARWFLGVTEAGLFPGINYYLSCWYKRSEFGARAAWFFSAAALAGSFGGLLAAAIQRMDGVSGIAGWAWIFIIEGLLTIIIGIVSFWMVHDFPTQAKFLDEKERARVIYRLSADNQSSAKDEKFKMKYFWQSITDWKTYVGMLIYMGPLMPLYSFSVFLPTIIQNMAFTDKKAVVKNQLLSVPPYAVAAVATIFVGIYSDRINKRGIFNLCAAPIGMAGFIMLIASTNPAVQYTGCFLGALGIYPVIPITISWVANNVEGVYKRGITLGFVIGWGNLNGVVSSNVFFNSPRFYEGHGTVLGYMFGAIFCGSLLMYALLAVENKKRLAGERDHLVEGKSVEEIHEMGDKRPDFIYTL, translated from the exons ATGGGCGACTACGATCGAAGGGAGCCCTTCGAAGAGAAGGCCTTGTCTTCCGAGGTTGACCTCGCCGATATTGATCCCGATGCTGGGTTGACCGAATCtgaaaagaaagaggct GAGAAGAAGCTACTTCGAAAAATTGATATGCATCTTGTTCCTTGG CTATGTCTCCTCTACCTCATCTGCTTCCTCGACCGAACCAACATCGGCAATGCAAAAATCGCCGGTCTACTCGATGATGTGCACATGAACACTTCGCAGTTCAACGCAACTTTGACCATCTTCTACGTCTCGTATGCCATTTTTGAGCCCCTGGCCAACGTTCTCTTGAAATGGTCCAAGCCTTCAATCTTTATCCCTGCCATCAT GGTTCTCTGGGGAGCGTCGATGTTGGGTATGGGGTTTGTCAAGAACTGGGACGGCCTTATGGCTGCTCGCTGGTTTCTTGGTGTTACGGAAGCCGGCCTCTTTCCCGGAATTAACTATTACCTATCCTGCTGGTATAAACGATCTGAGTTCGGCGCCCGCGCTGCATGGTTTTTCTCAGCCGCTGCTCTTGCTGGCTCTTTTGGAGGTCTTTTGGCCGCCGCTATTCAGAGAATGGATGGTGTATCTGGAATCGCTGGTTGGGCTTGGATCTTTATCATCGAAGGACTTCTTACCATCATCATTGGTATCGTCTCTTTCTGGATGGTCCACGACTTTCCTACACAAGCCAAGTTTCTGGACGAAAAGGAGCGAGCTCGCGTTATTTACCGACTCTCTGCCGATAACCAGTCGTCGGCTAAGGACGAAAAGTTCAAGATGAAGTACTTCTGGCAGTCAATCACGGACTGGAAAACCTATGTTGGGATGCTTATCTATATGGGGCCTTTGATGCCCCTGTACTCCTTCAGTGTCTTCTTACCCACCATCATCCAAAACATGGCCTTCACCGATAAGAAGGCAGTTGTCAAGAACCAGCTTCTCAGTGTACCACCCTACGCCGTGGCAGCTGTCGCCACTATCTTTGTCGGCATCTACTCGGACAGGATTAACAAGCGAGGCATCTTCAATTTGTGTGCGGCGCCCATAGGAATGGCAGGCTTCATCATGCTGATCGCTTCTACAAACCCTGCGGTGCAGTATACTGGGTGCTTTTTGGGTGCTCTCGGCATCTACCCTGTCAtccccatcaccatcagCTGGGTCGCCAACAACGTTGAGGGTGTGTACAAACGAGGTATCACTCTCGGTTTTGTCATAGGTTGGGGCAACCTCAACGGTGTGGTGAGCAGCAACGTCTTCTTCAACAGCCCTCGTTTCTACGAAGGCCACGGCACAGTGCTGGGATACATGTTTGGTGCCATCTTTTGTGGCAGTCTGCTGATGTATGCCTTGCTTGCCGTTGAGAACAAGAAACGGTTGGCTGGTGAACGAGATCACTTGGTAGAGGGGAAATCTGTCGAAGAGATCCACGAGATGGGCGATAAGCGACCCGATTTCATTTACACACTGTAA
- a CDS encoding hypothetical protein (MEROPS:MER0003110) — MTSTMAPDKYRNPPQAPPLFTATPESIAADTKKLCDATKDVLDSVAANVTADKASFANVLEPILIDENLAATQRRILTFYHHVSTNKELRDASTESERVFNDFGIECNMREDIFNAVDAAFANRASQDLTKEQAHVLEKERNKYIRNGLRLPAGPKRDRFKEIQKRLSELEIQGQTNLNEEKGAIWFTPEELKGVPSDDIDVDSLEKGTGENEGKVKLSFKYNHYFPLIKYAIDADTRRKYTIAESNKANVNVPIFQEIITLRDEAARLLGYDNHAALRIEEKMAKSTAAVRSFLDDLRTRLTEGGAKEINALKEYKKKDYEERGLSFDDSFYMWDTSFYSRIQKEKEYSVDEAKISQYFPVESTFAGMLKIFEEIFGFVFVELTPEERARLSPTGKAEDIVWHEDVLIYSVWDDEASGSSFNGYLYLDLHPRDNKYGHNANFNLEPGYVTEDGKKHYPVTALVCNFSKPTPKKPSLLKHHEVVTLFHELGHGIHDLAGRTRYSYFHGTSTVLDFVEAPSQMLENWCWTPSVLKSLSKHWETKEQIPDELIEKLVSTKRLNSAIGALGQLVIGLFDMTVHTPESHEAVKKLNAGRTWNELRHEISGTKGPEDLGEGLEWGNRHAGIGHFIGGYDAGYYGYLYSEVFSLDMFHSFFAKNPMDGKEGRRYRHTVLERGGSIPEMEFLKEFLGREPSSEAFYKELGLSSSSSS; from the exons ATGACTAGTACCATGGCCCCCGACAAGTATCGTAACCCTCCCCAGGCGCCGCCTCTGTTCACCGCCACCCCCGAGTCGATCGCTGCCGACACCAAGAAGCTCTGCGATGCTACCAAGGATGTGCTGGACTCTGTCGCTGCCAATGTCACCGCAGACAAAGCCTCTTTCGCCAATGTCCTTGAGCCTATCCTCATAGATGAGAATCTGGCTGCTACCCAGCGTCGCATCTTGACCTTTTACCACCATGTCTCTACCAACAAGGAGCTCCGTGATGCTTCCACCGAGTCCGAGAGAGTCTTCAATGACTTCGGTATCGAGTGTAACATGCGAGAGGATATCTTCAACGCCGTGGACGCGGCTTTCGCCAACCGAGCATCTCAGGACCTCACAAAGGAGCAGGCACACGTTCTCGAGAAGGAGAGGAATAAGTACATCCGTAACGGGCTTCGTCTGCCTGCTGGCCCCAAGCGAGACCGATTCAAAGAAATACAGAAGCGCCTGAGCGAGCTCGAAATTCAGGGCCAGACAAACCTCAACGAAGAGAAGGGTGCCATCTGGTTCACTCCCGAGGAGCTCAAGGGAGTTCCCTCTGACGACATTGACGTCGACTCGCTTGAGAAGGGCACTGGTGAGAACGAAGGCAAGGTCAAACTCTCGTTCAAATACAACCACTACTTCCCTCTTATCAAGTATGCAATTGATGCCGACACTCGTCGCAAGTATACTATTGCTGAATCGAACAAG GCCAATGTAAATGTCCCTATCTTTCAAGAAATCATTACCCTCCGTGATGAAGCCGCACGACTTTTGGGTTATGACAACCATGCAGCACTGCGCATTGAGGAGAAGATGGCCAAGAGCACCGCCGCCGTCCGATCTTTCCTAGATGACCTTCGAACCCGACTTACCGAGGGTGGTGCCAAGGAGATCAACGCCCTCAAGGAgtacaagaagaaggattaCGAGGAGCGTGGCCTATCATTTGACGACAGCTTCTACATGTGGGACACATCCTTTTACTCCCGAAtccagaaggagaaggagtaCAGCGTTGACGAGGCCAAGATCTCTCAGTACTTCCCTGTCGAATCAACATTTGCCGGCATGCTCAAGATCTTTGAGGAGATCTTTGGATTTGTCTTTGTCGAGCTTACCCCCGAAGAGAGAGCCAGGCTGAGCCCCACAGGCAAGGCCGAGGACATCGTGTGGCACGAGGATGTCTTGATTTACAGTGTCTGGGATGACGAGGCCTCAGGCTCAAGCTTTAACGGCTACCTGTACCTTGATCTTCACCCTCGTGACAACAAGTATGGCCACAACGCCAACTTCAATCTGGAGCCTGGTTATGTCACTGAGGACGGCAAGAAGCACTACCCCGTTACTGCCCTGGTCTGCAATTTCAGCAAGCCAACTCCCAAGAAACCATCCCTGCTGAAGCACCACGAGGTTGTGACTCTGTTCCACGAGCTAGGTCATGGTATCCACGACTTGGCCGGTCGCACCCGCTACAGCTACTTCCACGGAACCTCCACAGTGCTCGACTTTGTTGAGGCTCCATCTCAGATGCTCGAGAACTGGTGCTGGACTCCTAGCGTGCTCAAGTCACTTTCTAAGCACTGGGAAACAAAGGAGCAAATTCCCGACGAGCTTATCGAAAAGCTTGTTTCTACCAAGCGTCTTAACTCAGCGATTGGTGCACTTGGACAGCTCGTTATTGGCCTGTTTGACATGACTGTACACACTCCTGAGTCTCACGAGGCTGTGAAGAAGCTCAACGCTGGTCGAACTTGGAACGAGCTTCGACATGAAATTTCCGGTACCAAGGGTCCTGAGGATCTTGGAGAGGGATT GGAATGGGGTAACCGACATGCCGGGATCGGCCACTTCATTGGTGGATACGATGCTGGATACTACGGCTACCTCTATTCTGAGGTGTTCTCGCTCGACATGTTTCACTCATTCTTCGCCAAGAACCCAATGGACGGTAAGGAAGGTCGACGCTACCGCCATACCGTGCTTGAGAGAGGTGGAAGTATTCCTGAGATGGAATTTTTGAAGGAGTTCCTGGGCCGAGAGCCTAGCTCGGAAGCTTTCTACAAGGAGCTTGGgctatcttcatcttcttcttcttag